A genomic segment from Stenotrophomonas maltophilia encodes:
- a CDS encoding alpha-amylase family glycosyl hydrolase — protein sequence MRGALSVAVSLVLMAGHAAAAPRPDYVGTTEPFASDAVYFVVTDRFVNGDPSNDHRDQGGAHRTFDIPVPCPDKVDGNIGYLGGDFRGVLDNAQYIRNLGFGAVWITPIVDNPDEAFTGSKPISCTSTLTDRGKTGYHGYWGINFYKLDEHLPSKDLDFAGLTKGLHGAGLKVVLDIVGNHGSPAWTMPTRQPQFGQIFDKDGTLIADHQNLPPQKLDPKHNPLQAFYNNIGPVDSKDGSIFDGNLAELSDFNQDNPAVMDYLVGAYLQWTAQGVDALRIDTIGWLPHPWWHAFVKRIRAEHPGMFMFGEAFDYDAARIAEHTLPANANVSVLDFPLRGALEQTFGTAGKGFETLAEPLHLSGGPYANPYELMSFYDNHDMPRLQASDSGFIDAHNWLFTARGIPVVYYGSETGFMRGRAEHAGNRAYFGQPRVDAAPQSPIFAPLQRIARLRAATPALQRGLQVIERLKGDEAVFFRVLQQGDVAQTALVLLNKGDRAKIFDVNRYLQAGSWRDALEGGSLRVDGSLKAEVPAHGVKVYVLDAAVQQPVLQAELDKAMADQKARDLRLGR from the coding sequence ATGCGTGGTGCGCTGTCTGTTGCTGTTTCCCTGGTACTGATGGCCGGCCATGCGGCGGCTGCGCCGCGCCCGGACTATGTGGGCACCACCGAGCCGTTCGCCAGCGATGCGGTGTACTTCGTGGTCACCGACCGCTTCGTCAACGGTGATCCGTCCAACGACCATCGTGACCAGGGCGGCGCGCACCGCACCTTCGACATCCCGGTGCCATGCCCGGACAAGGTGGATGGCAACATCGGCTATCTCGGTGGTGACTTCCGCGGCGTGCTCGACAATGCGCAGTACATCCGCAACCTCGGCTTCGGTGCGGTGTGGATTACCCCCATCGTCGACAACCCGGACGAGGCGTTCACCGGCAGCAAGCCGATCAGCTGCACCAGCACGCTGACCGATCGCGGCAAGACCGGCTACCACGGCTACTGGGGCATCAACTTCTACAAACTTGATGAGCACCTGCCCAGCAAGGACCTGGACTTCGCCGGGCTGACCAAGGGCCTGCACGGTGCTGGCCTGAAGGTGGTGCTGGACATCGTCGGCAACCACGGTTCGCCGGCCTGGACCATGCCGACGCGGCAGCCGCAGTTCGGGCAGATCTTCGACAAGGACGGAACGCTGATCGCTGACCACCAGAACCTGCCACCGCAGAAGCTGGATCCGAAGCACAACCCGTTGCAGGCGTTCTACAACAACATCGGCCCGGTCGACAGCAAGGACGGTTCGATCTTCGACGGCAACCTCGCCGAGCTGTCCGACTTCAACCAGGACAATCCGGCGGTGATGGACTACCTGGTGGGTGCCTACCTGCAGTGGACCGCGCAGGGCGTGGATGCCTTGCGCATCGACACCATCGGCTGGTTGCCGCACCCATGGTGGCATGCCTTCGTGAAGCGCATCCGCGCCGAGCACCCGGGCATGTTCATGTTCGGCGAAGCGTTCGATTACGATGCCGCACGCATTGCCGAGCACACCTTGCCGGCCAACGCCAACGTCAGCGTGCTCGATTTCCCATTGCGCGGCGCGCTGGAGCAGACCTTCGGCACCGCCGGCAAGGGCTTTGAAACCCTGGCCGAGCCACTGCACCTGAGCGGTGGCCCGTATGCCAACCCGTATGAGCTGATGAGCTTCTACGACAACCATGACATGCCACGACTGCAGGCCAGCGACAGTGGCTTCATCGATGCACACAACTGGCTGTTCACTGCGCGCGGCATTCCGGTGGTTTACTACGGCTCGGAGACCGGTTTCATGCGTGGCCGCGCCGAGCACGCAGGCAACCGCGCCTACTTCGGCCAGCCGCGTGTGGATGCGGCCCCGCAGAGCCCGATCTTCGCGCCGCTGCAGCGTATCGCCAGGCTGCGCGCAGCCACCCCGGCGCTGCAGCGCGGCCTGCAGGTGATCGAACGCCTGAAGGGCGATGAGGCCGTGTTCTTCCGCGTGCTGCAGCAGGGCGACGTGGCGCAGACCGCGCTGGTGCTGCTGAACAAGGGCGACAGGGCGAAGATATTCGACGTCAATCGCTATCTTCAGGCAGGCAGTTGGCGCGATGCGCTGGAGGGAGGTTCGTTGCGGGTGGACGGCTCCCTGAAGGCTGAAGTGCCCGCGCACGGAGTGAAGGTCTACGTATTGGACGCCGCCGTACAGCAGCCGGTGCTGCAGGCCGAGCTGGACAAGGCGATGGCCGACCAGAAGGCGCGGGACTTGCGTCTGGGGCGGTAG
- a CDS encoding amidohydrolase family protein — protein MAAAQDKPVRVVDLHTHLFNARHLPLESIIAGAMGAWSSPLARPLAKLLYLLTETTGEQAEFSRLQQLHLHSLHDHGGHEQIDYIASICNVASHEFQVGIAAGLPDADGLAALTADSPQADAMRGSDLMAILRELEQAISATGGPDTAAAPSTDSLVQELMAPAGLVDWARSTVKRALERFMALVVRDPTSTIGNYAEFFFTLLGSEETIFQRLQVAYGESLPSMEYAHLMMDMELAYPGGPMANYHLPKRTGNMVKLQKKFPELHGFFAFDPRRDDPNPRGWKGLLESALKDGFIGFKFYPAMGYKPHGDAVHARRINEFYDFCLEHDTPIFAHCTPVGFQTPRKEGAFANPEYWADVLSSRKELRLCLGHAGGQRAPRERPVSAGWDAEEVEWKKGNYAWQVVDLCVRYPNVYCEIGHLEGLLGGDMSDFERNLRRARDTQMDYGFMSKVAYGSDWHMQAMVNSARSYLDLFLKLFEKEEWREHRERFFWQNAHAYMRLPR, from the coding sequence ATGGCAGCAGCGCAGGATAAGCCCGTACGTGTCGTCGATCTGCACACCCATCTGTTCAATGCGCGGCATCTGCCGCTGGAAAGCATCATCGCCGGCGCGATGGGTGCGTGGTCAAGTCCCTTGGCCCGACCTCTGGCGAAGCTGTTGTACCTGCTGACGGAAACAACGGGCGAGCAGGCGGAGTTCTCTCGGCTACAGCAGTTGCACCTGCATAGTCTTCATGACCATGGCGGGCACGAACAGATCGACTACATTGCGTCGATCTGCAACGTCGCCAGCCATGAGTTCCAGGTGGGCATTGCGGCGGGGCTGCCGGATGCCGATGGTCTGGCCGCGCTGACCGCCGACTCACCGCAAGCAGACGCCATGCGGGGCTCCGACCTGATGGCGATTCTCCGTGAGCTGGAGCAGGCCATTTCTGCAACGGGTGGGCCCGACACCGCCGCCGCGCCGTCCACCGATTCTCTCGTGCAGGAATTGATGGCGCCGGCAGGTCTGGTCGACTGGGCGCGCAGCACCGTGAAGCGCGCGCTGGAACGTTTCATGGCACTGGTGGTGCGTGATCCGACGAGTACGATCGGTAACTACGCCGAGTTCTTCTTCACTCTGCTGGGTTCAGAGGAAACGATTTTCCAGCGCTTGCAGGTGGCGTACGGTGAGTCCCTGCCCTCCATGGAGTACGCCCATCTGATGATGGACATGGAGCTGGCGTACCCGGGCGGGCCAATGGCCAACTATCACCTGCCCAAGCGCACCGGGAACATGGTGAAACTGCAGAAGAAGTTCCCGGAGCTGCATGGCTTTTTCGCATTCGATCCGCGCCGCGATGATCCGAATCCGCGCGGCTGGAAAGGGTTGCTTGAATCCGCACTCAAGGATGGATTCATTGGTTTCAAGTTCTATCCGGCGATGGGTTACAAGCCCCATGGGGACGCGGTCCATGCCCGGCGGATCAACGAGTTCTACGACTTCTGCCTGGAGCATGACACGCCGATCTTCGCGCATTGCACCCCGGTGGGGTTTCAGACCCCGCGCAAGGAGGGAGCGTTCGCGAACCCGGAATACTGGGCCGATGTGCTGAGCAGCCGCAAAGAACTGCGATTGTGCCTGGGACACGCCGGCGGGCAGCGCGCTCCCAGGGAAAGGCCGGTTTCGGCTGGCTGGGATGCCGAAGAGGTCGAGTGGAAGAAGGGCAACTATGCATGGCAGGTAGTTGACCTGTGTGTCCGATACCCCAACGTGTACTGCGAGATAGGGCATCTGGAAGGCCTGCTTGGCGGGGACATGTCGGACTTCGAGCGGAACCTGAGACGCGCCCGGGATACGCAGATGGATTACGGGTTCATGAGCAAGGTCGCTTATGGTTCCGACTGGCACATGCAGGCAATGGTCAACTCGGCCCGTAGCTACCTTGATCTGTTCCTGAAGCTGTTTGAAAAGGAGGAGTGGCGGGAGCACCGGGAGCGCTTCTTCTGGCAGAACGCCCATGCGTACATGCGGCTGCCACGATGA
- a CDS encoding SseB family protein, whose amino-acid sequence MTDLAPQTPIETLLKAAMDGAVPIRAFMEAFVASEVVLLTGSLVTPDGSGFDPLLFDKQGTLHVAVFTDPSRVGIHSQQAAHQIRWLMLDVLRRVPGGYGVVINPGTPLGFEISPSGIGEILKDFAQG is encoded by the coding sequence ATGACCGACCTCGCCCCGCAGACCCCGATCGAAACCCTGCTGAAGGCGGCGATGGACGGGGCGGTGCCGATCCGCGCCTTCATGGAGGCCTTCGTCGCCTCCGAGGTGGTGCTGCTGACCGGCAGCCTGGTGACCCCCGATGGCAGTGGCTTCGACCCGCTGCTGTTCGACAAGCAGGGCACCCTGCACGTGGCCGTGTTCACCGACCCGTCGCGGGTGGGCATCCACAGCCAGCAGGCAGCGCACCAGATCCGCTGGCTGATGCTGGACGTGCTGCGCCGCGTGCCGGGTGGATACGGCGTGGTGATCAACCCGGGCACCCCGCTGGGCTTCGAGATCTCGCCCAGCGGCATTGGCGAGATCCTGAAGGACTTCGCGCAGGGCTGA
- a CDS encoding GNAT family N-acetyltransferase, whose product MEFRELTVDAPERLQLAQWYHAQWGQDAGLSLEQELQRLNRPQDAEGFPHLIAAFDDGQVVGAVQLKRREMQAFPQYGHWLGSVFVADSHRGRGLAGTLVEQAAAQAARMEVSDLYLQTEALDGGLYARLGWKPLQEADNRSHRVLVMVRRISA is encoded by the coding sequence GTGGAATTCAGAGAGCTGACAGTGGACGCACCGGAACGCCTGCAACTGGCGCAGTGGTACCACGCGCAATGGGGCCAGGACGCGGGCCTGTCGCTGGAACAGGAGCTGCAACGGCTCAATCGGCCGCAGGACGCCGAGGGTTTTCCGCACCTGATCGCCGCGTTCGATGACGGTCAGGTGGTCGGCGCAGTCCAGCTCAAGCGCCGGGAAATGCAGGCGTTCCCACAGTACGGACATTGGCTGGGCAGCGTGTTCGTGGCCGATAGTCATCGCGGGCGTGGGCTGGCTGGCACGCTGGTGGAACAGGCGGCGGCGCAGGCGGCGCGGATGGAGGTTTCCGACCTGTACCTGCAGACCGAAGCGCTGGATGGTGGCCTTTACGCCCGGCTGGGCTGGAAGCCGCTGCAGGAAGCCGACAACCGCAGTCATCGCGTACTGGTGATGGTGCGCAGGATTTCCGCATGA